The Gemmatimonadales bacterium nucleotide sequence TGCGCAAGGTCTCGCGAGGCGGGGGATTACACTCTCTGGAGTCCATCGAACACATGACTGTCCAACGGATGGAGCACGTGGGTAGCGTGGTTCGGCGGCTCCTGGCGGCCCTGCTCCTGGCGACGGCCTTCTCGACCCCGGCCGCCGCGCAGCGGATCGCTTACGAGCGGATCGCGCACGACTCGATGGCCGGGAGCTGGACCCTGACATCCGGCCCGGTCTCCTATCGCCTGGTGCGGCGCGCCGACCAAGTGACGTTCGACTACTTCGGCCCCACGTCGCGCATGGCCGCCGTGCCGGACACGACGGCGCAGCCGCCACGCTCCGACCTGACCGGACTCGCCGGCGATCAGTCCCTCGAGCCGGCATCCCTTCGACTCCAAGCGGACTCCACGGTGCCGGCAGCCGGCGTAGAGGA carries:
- a CDS encoding glycoside hydrolase family 36 N-terminal domain-containing protein; this translates as MTVQRMEHVGSVVRRLLAALLLATAFSTPAAAQRIAYERIAHDSMAGSWTLTSGPVSYRLVRRADQVTFDYFGPTSRMAAVPDTTAQPPRSDLTGLAGDQSLEPASLRLQADSTVPAAGVEELRLRFVHATLPLELDVRYTAWGETGVFSREIRLTNRGRVPVPVALLPSISWELPGGDYSLRYLWGSWGQERQLATETLAAGARRFEQTRGRSTNGYVPW